From the Acidobacteriota bacterium genome, one window contains:
- a CDS encoding UDP-glucose/GDP-mannose dehydrogenase family protein, which yields MKITIYGSGYVGLVSGACLAQMGNEVVCMDTDARKVEMLTQGKIPIYEPGLEDLVQSNLKDGRLSFTTGMQAAAAHGLFQFIAVGTPPGEDGSADLSHVLAVARAIGEHLNGYRIVVNKSTVPVGTADKVQAVIRDTLQRRGAQVEFDVASNPEFLKEGAAVDDFMRPDRIILGADNPRTVELLRALYAPFNRNHDRMVVMDVRSAELTKYAANAMLATKISFMNELANVAERVGADIEQVRLGIGSDPRIGYHFIYPGCGYGGSCFPKDVQALVHTAAQAGYPAQLLSSVEAVNARQKQVLFEKISKHFDGALRGKTLALWGLAFKPNTDDMREAPSRTLMEALWAAGAKVRAYDPAAMEQTRAIYGERPDLQLCPDKEHALQGADALVLVTEWNVFRSPDLEQIKHLLNAPVILDGRNLYDPQLVARAGFIYYAMGRGTPSPGMIHKPESDSQARTERE from the coding sequence ATGAAAATAACTATTTATGGATCAGGCTACGTCGGGCTGGTAAGCGGCGCGTGCCTCGCGCAGATGGGCAATGAGGTCGTGTGCATGGACACCGACGCCCGCAAGGTCGAGATGCTGACCCAAGGGAAGATCCCCATTTATGAACCCGGGCTGGAGGACCTGGTGCAGTCCAACCTCAAGGACGGCCGCCTGTCCTTCACCACCGGTATGCAGGCCGCCGCCGCGCACGGCCTGTTTCAGTTCATCGCCGTGGGCACCCCTCCCGGAGAAGACGGCAGCGCCGATTTAAGCCATGTCCTCGCGGTGGCGCGCGCCATCGGCGAGCACCTGAACGGCTACCGCATCGTCGTGAATAAATCCACTGTGCCGGTAGGCACAGCCGATAAGGTCCAGGCGGTCATCCGCGATACCCTCCAGCGGCGCGGCGCGCAGGTGGAGTTCGATGTCGCCTCCAATCCTGAATTTCTCAAGGAAGGCGCCGCGGTGGATGATTTTATGCGCCCGGACCGGATCATCCTCGGCGCGGATAATCCGCGCACCGTTGAATTGCTGCGCGCCCTGTATGCGCCCTTTAACCGCAATCACGATCGCATGGTGGTGATGGACGTGCGCTCGGCCGAACTGACCAAATACGCAGCCAACGCCATGCTCGCCACCAAGATCAGCTTCATGAACGAGCTTGCCAACGTCGCAGAGCGGGTCGGCGCGGACATCGAGCAGGTGCGGCTGGGCATCGGTTCCGATCCGCGCATCGGCTATCATTTTATTTATCCCGGCTGCGGTTACGGCGGCTCGTGCTTCCCGAAAGACGTGCAGGCCCTGGTGCATACCGCCGCTCAGGCTGGCTATCCGGCGCAATTGCTGTCCTCCGTGGAGGCCGTCAATGCCCGTCAAAAGCAGGTGTTATTCGAAAAGATCTCCAAACATTTCGACGGCGCGCTGCGCGGCAAGACCCTCGCGCTGTGGGGGCTGGCCTTCAAGCCCAACACCGACGACATGCGCGAAGCGCCCAGCCGCACCTTGATGGAGGCGCTGTGGGCGGCGGGCGCCAAGGTGCGGGCCTACGATCCGGCGGCCATGGAACAGACGCGCGCGATCTACGGCGAACGCCCCGATCTGCAACTTTGTCCCGATAAAGAACATGCCCTGCAAGGCGCCGACGCCTTGGTTCTGGTGACCGAGTGGAACGTGTTTCGCAGCCCGGATCTCGAGCAGATCAAACACCTGCTCAACGCGCCGGTGATCCTCGACGGCCGCAACCTCTATGACCCGCAGTTAGTGGCCAGAGCGGGCTTCATCTATTACGCGATGGGCAGGGGAACGCCCTCGCCCGGCATGATCCACAAGCCGGAATCCGACAGCCAGGCGCGCACGGAACGAGAGTGA